TGATGTTATCTGTAATTAATCTACCTGGGATGAAAGCCGACTGCTCCTAAGAAATAATCTCCGGCAATATTAACTTCAAGCGATTAGCTATCACTTTTGATGCAACCTTATACAATACGTTACACAAACTGACTGGACAGAATTGTGTAAGCAAGGTAGGGTTTTTTACCTTCGAGATCAGGACTAGCACAGTATTGATGATCTCTTTTGAACTTTCCGTACCCGAGACAATACGAAGTACCACTCTGGCTACCTCTTCACCACAAACCTCCCAATGATGTTGGAAAAAATGAGCGGGGAAACCATTGGGTCCGGGATCCTTCGTCGGTGCCATTTGAAATAACGCGGTCTTTACCTCGTCGGCAGTGTAAGGTGCATTCAACTGTTCATTCATCTGGGCGGTTACCTTCACTGGTACCGTATTCAGCGCCTCATCCATATCATGGACCCCTTCTGACGTGTAGAGGTTACTGTAAAAAGAGTTAACCAAGTCCTTCATTGTTTGTATGTCCTTTGTAGAGTTACCGTCCTCCTGTACCAGTAACTTAATCAAGTTTTTCCTTCTGCGCATACTCGCCCTTAAGTGAAAGAACTGTGTATTCTTGTCACCCGCCCGAACCATTCAACTCTAGCACGCTGCCTCCACATCAGTTCTTCTCTGTGATAGAGCTTAATAAGATTCTCCTTGATTTTTAATTCTCTGTGAGAGGGGCCAACCCTCCCTGGCACATTCTGCAAAATTTCCATCTCACGTTTTAGGGACCTGATCTGGTTGCGCACACTCCTGAACGTGGTCTTGTCCCATGCAGATAAAGACAAGGCTAGGGTTGCCAACTTTCCTTTGATTTCCGCCACTGAACTGCAGGCcggagcgcccccccccccaatcatCCGCGACTTTTGCATGCAGTTGGTCGTGGGATTCCCACATGGTTTCATACCGAAAGTTGTGATGTCGCTGTCTCCCCTCCACTTCTCCATATGGATGCAAGACAATGGGCGCGTGATCCGATGAGCCCGCCGTAAGATGATCCACACGCGCCCTTGGGAACTGTGCAGTCCATGCACTGCAAGTGAGTGCTCTGTCGAGTCTAACTTGTGTATATGAACCACCAGTAACTTTGTGCTCAAAAGTCCATGGAATTCCTGTATGCCCTAGATCGAGCAGGGCACAGTCATCCACAACTGATCTGAAAGCTGCAATCTGGCTTTGGCTTCTCTGCCCAACTCCATCATGTTCCCTTGCATGCAACACCTCGTTGAAGTCTCCTATCAACATCCATGGGAGAGGGGAAGATCCAGCTATATCCCGAATAGTGTCCCATGTGTTTTGCCTTGCTGCCACCTACGCTTCTCCATAAACACAAGTTGACCTCCACGGGCTTGGTCCCGTTTCATCAATAAGTGCATCAATCTGATACTTAGAGTAACCCTGAACTTTAAGCTTTATTTCATTATTCCAAAACAAGCCTAGGCCTCCACTTCTACCAGAACTGCTTACAGCATAACTATTATCATAACCAAACGAAGCTTTCAAATTCTCGACACGTACTCTATCTAGTTGTGTTTCTACTATACAAAGTACAGCCTGGGTAAATTGCTTTGCAAGATCGCAAAGCTCACGAACTTTCGCGGGTCTACCCACCCCATGACAGTTCCAGCACAATATACTCATTGTGCCCCGCGGAGGCCACTCTGGGTCTCCGCGATGGGCGCATCATTGGTCTTGTCACTAGGGTTCTTCTTGGGCAAGCCCTTATCAGCATTAAGGACAACCTTGGCTCTCTTCTGTTCTTGTCGAGATGATGGCTTGGAGGAACTATAGGGGGTGCTGGAAGCATGAGCTTGTTGGCCTGCGTTCCCTTGGGTGTGTTTTTGTCATCCGCATGGCCTATCTCTGATGATCTCTTCCTGGCCGATTCAGCATCGACCATGCAAGCATCCACGTCCTCACTTCCTGCGTGTTGGTTGGGCTGCTGGGTCATGCCCCTTCCAATGCTAAAACCTACTCCTCCCCTTGAAGCTCCTCGTCCAAAGCCGCCTCTACGGGCGCGCCCTTCTCCTGGACCCTGTCCTGCACCACGGAACCAGCTTGCTCTCAGTTCTTTAAAAACTAAGGCCTTCGGGGGGTGAATCCCATCTCCATGCTCCTTAAACTGGTGTCCAAGATGGCCACATACGGCACACCAGTCAAGGAGGCGTTCGTACTTCACAAGAAAAATATGTCTCTTGTTCTCTTTAACAACTGATGTAGCATTCTTCAGAGGCTTGTGAACATCAATCTTGACCCGAACCCTATGAAGTTTCCTTCAAAATCGTGGGACTTAGGTTCCACAAACACAACTTCACCAATCTTCCCCGCCAAAGCCTTCAGCATGGGGCAGAAACCATCAGGAAGATCATGAATCTGAGCCCAGATCTCGAGAGTATCAAGCTTGATTTGAGATGGTTTTGTGAACCCGTCGTAAGGTGAAATAATCACCGCAAAACCCTTGAAATTCCACTGTCCTTCTTGCATACTCTCTCCCAATCACCCAAACACAAGAATTGCAGGGTGTATAGATTGTCTTCGAGTGGTCTAATCTTTACCTCTTGGGCCAGATCCCATGCCGCCCTCATCGTCTTGAAGAACCTGTACTGGCTATGGGCTTTCTCAGTATGAACCCGAGCCAGCGCCATCCATCTGATCGACTCTGGTGGGGGTGCTTCTTGATCCTCAAAAACTACATCATCCAGATCATCCTCAAGGAGACCAAGCCTCTCCATCATCTCTGCCACATCCTCCGAGTCCACTGTCTTCGACCCCGAGGCCTTGTCCGCCATCTCTGAAAACCCTAACCCGACAAATAAAAACGATCGGGCTGTTGATGGAACCCTAGAACGACTAAAACGATCGGGCTGTTGATGGAACCCTAGAACGACTCTCACATCCAAACTCGTGGTCGTCGAAGAACCAGCGAGGAGGATGGGTGGCGACAGGGGATATCCGATCTCGACGTTCGGCTGGCGCCGCCGCGAGTAGTACGAACCCTAACTAGAGGGGAGACATTTTTGACGAAGGTGTGCAGAGCTCATCTGATCGGTGTGTGCTCGGCGTAAGCGTGCTGGGTTAGTCTTTTTTTAGAAGGCGTGCTGGTCCAACTAAACTAACCCACTTTAGGGCCCGCTATGATAGAACGAGGGTAGATGGGCCAATACTTTTCTTCTAAATTAGATGGGCTAATACTAGTGAGGGAAAACACACGTCAAAGGTTTAAAACATGTTACTAAAAAAAAGGTTTAAAACATCGTTCACAATGAGTCAGGCTCTCTCCTCCATACATAGCAGAAAATAACGAGGGACCCCTAAAAAAAGCAGAAAATAACGAGGGAGTAAATATTGTGCAACATGAACCTTTTTTGTCCGCAGTagctatttcttttttcttttacaaTGCACGGCAGGAGCTCTGCCGGTTTCAATAAGATGGCGAAAAAGAAGAAACATAAAGTGACCATGTTTATAAAGGAAAATAGGCCACAAACCATAAAGCCCggtaaaaaatgagagaaaacaaAATAATAAAAAGCCAAAAAAAGACACTGGGGCTTGGGGATGGGAGCCACTAGTTAATGAGCGCTTCTTccggagcctcgcaacgatcagcgccacttgacgTCCTCTGAGCCGCccgtcacgtgtcgcgctctgggcgctccctccgggttttttcgcacgcgttttcggctttttataTGGTTTTTCCCCGGGTTTTTTGATGtttcggttttccaccggtcttccttaacTTTTGGATAAAAAAATTTTGAGTTTTTTTGcacaaaaaacgcgttttcttttttttttttctttcgcgagagtcacggtgtTGCTTCGCGGGagtcacggccgtgactctcggaatgaaaaaacgcgttttctgtctTTTTTTCTTCAGCAAAAGGCATGATTTTGCTTTTGagagagacacggttgtgctttcgcgagaggcacggccgtgcctctcggaaacggaaaggaaaacgcgttttctgttttcttttcttttgagggaggcacggttttgcttccgcggcacggttttgctttcacgagaggcacggccttgcctctcggaaatgaaaaaaaacgcgttttatattttgtttttctttcgcgagaggcacggttttgcttccgtgagaggcatggtaGCGCTTTCGcgggaggcacggccgtgcctcctcggaaaccgaaaaaaatgtgttttatcttcttttttccttccgcgagaggcatggttatgATTTCGCAAGAGTCATGGACGTGCCTCTGTCGGAaaggaaaaaacccgtgctcccagttcggttttttcgtccgtttttttttttgtaaaaaaaagttcgtcaaaacctatcaacatgggatctagttttgaaaatctcgacgcTAGGAATCCAACGGTAAAAagggtttgagatttggacgcacggtttaagagataaaactttttgaataaacgaatttacaaaaaaagggaaaactcgAAGGTTGCGACAAGTGGTATGCATGTAGCCCGCCACTTGTCGTAACCTGGGAGGTGGGAGTGATTTTTGCAGCGAatactcctcaactagtgatttctcTTGGGAATAGAGACTAAAAAAACACATATACACGACAATCAAGGAATATCATCTGAGTCGCACACAAGAGTTCCAAGGGCCAAGACAACTAGACTAAGATCAAAAGCAACTGACATAACCACCACACAATTGAATAGACGCAACCAAAAAGAGCCTGACCCGAAATAGTTCACTTCTGGGCTGAAAATTTATTTGGGTTCAGCTGATTATAAGAGGAGACGCAACCCAGAGGCAAAGGTTGTGGCGCTGCGGTGAGCGCCAGTGAGGCCATGAACGGGAGAGATCTGGAGCCGGGGACGATACGGCAATGGCGTTGCCGATGCAGGGTAGTCGGAGGTTGACGGACTTGGGTGTAGGGGTGCCCTAAAGAACAACATGAGGTGGTGGTTTAGAAGGATGGCCAGCGCGACCGCTGCATGGTGGTGGTTGGTGGCCAAGGGAGGGCAAGTCGACATGACAGTAGGCGGCCTCGTCGGTGTTAGATCGGGTAGATCGGAGGAAGGAGAAGACGCATGTGGTCAGAGGCAGGAGAAAGAAGAGCATCCATTCAATTTAGATCGGATGATCCAAAAACCTGATTCCCGCCATGCGCACGCAACACCAGCTGCCCACGCCCCCACCATCCCTCCCTCACCCTTCCCGCTCTGCGCATCCACACCTTGGCGTTGGCCGCCGTCATCGTCCACTGCCGCTCCACCTACTCCAACAATTCCATCAGTGACACCCTCCACTCCTCCCTCTAACGGAGCGATGCCGTCCCCGGTCCCTCCACAGGCATCACAGTCGTGGACGCCCTGCAACGCATGGAGGAGGAGGGAGCTAGAGGAGCGCTATCATCGTTGGTTCCCACGAATGACGTTGAGGAGCATGCGCCGCTTGCCTGATGCGGTGGGCCGCGTGCCCTGGAGGTCACAGAGGTTGTATAGGATGCGGCGAGTTGCTCCGCCAGCTTGACGCTTCAGCCGCATGGGACGACAACACCCTTGGTGCCCCCTCCATTAGCCAATATTCACGTGCTAGGTTGCTCGGGTTAGGAGGAGAGCGCACGGCATGGGTGGACAGAGGGGAGCGCCTCCGTGCTTCTCAATGCTATATCTAGGGTTtgaagaagagtgattttgagtgaGCGGAGAGAAGGAAAATGGGAATAACGACGTTGGCATTCCCTCTGGTCCCCGTTTGGAGCGAACCATATCTGCTGCAGACATGACAATCGCCTTAGCGGCAAGATTAGTGTGTCAGATCCAACGAGGGGCACCAGTTTCGCTCCAAAAACGCCTAGTACGGACGTCTGACTTCTAACATTTTGTTTTTCTTCGATGACCAGCATATTTTCATGTATATACCAAACTGATACGAAGTACAACCAGTGTGATAGTCTGATAAAGTGTCTGCTTCTATAAAGATCCAAGGTGCAAAGAAAAAGAATAGAAATTACCACGACGAATACATGGAATTAATGGTACCAATACGCCAAGAACAAACATTTTAAGTCACGTAATAGCCACAAGAAAAGTTACAGATACCAAAATAAAGACATGAGAAGGAACAAAAATTGGATAATCTAGATTATGTAGAGTTTACTGTGTCATTAGCTCATTACGGTGTCATTATGCTATATACCAATATTCAGGATTGTGGGGGAGGCTTGTCGAAAATCTCGAGAATAACCGATGGGCAGCTTGTTACGAGATGCTTGAATCCATATGTTTCTTTGACAGCTTGGCGGACATCCCGGGAAGACAAAAATTCAAGACATGCCCTTTTCAGGTGCATGCAGTGGTGTTGCTCCGCTAGAGCAAGGGTCGTTGCGACGGTTTGCACGCCGATGCTTCGACACAATTTCCCTTCGCATATCGCCATTAACCTATCGACTCCGTATCGATCCGCGGCAACCAGCAGGTGCTGCATCTCCGTGTGTCTATCATCCGCATGCCGGTCATCCGACAGAGAATCCGTGTAGATGAAGTGAAGGAGTGCCTCGAAGATGGAGGGTTCCATGCCATCGATCTTGATGCTCTGCGCCAGAGTCTCATTCATCTTACCAAAGAGCTCAGCCTTAAACAACGGGGACCTTGCGGCGAGCACACATCTATGCGCGAGGAACGACTGGCCTGCGACGGTGAAGGTCACGTCCGCGCCTTCCCCACCCTTCAACATATCTAGGAAGTGTTTGTGCAGGTTGGACTGCGGGAGCGGTGCGACGGCCGTGTGCACATCTTCTGCCTGACCCTTTTTGATGACAGTCAAGACACATCTGACTGTGAAGGAGTCCCCGGTGAGGGCAAGCAGCTGTCGCAGCTTTGGTTTCTCGACAAACTTTTCAAAGCCCCAATAGCCGGTGGTACTATGGAAAGTATGTTGTAGGCTACCTTGGGATCCCTGGGTAGTAAGGTTGGATACTCTACCATGTTGGTCCAGCAATGTCAAGGTGTACTTGGTCGTCACCCCTGACGTCCCGGTTTCTCCTTCACAGAGAGACAGGAAGACCGACGCGTAGACAGATTTGTGCTCCTCCTTCCATCCGTCGGGGTATAAGTGGAGATCCCACTCGCAGCCGCCGACGGTGAACTTTCCCGACCTGAGGAACTTACCGGCACCTATGCCCTCCAGCGACGAGAAACCGGTCACCTCGAAGTTGTGCGTCGCCGTGACGCTCTCCGTCGAGCATCTCGACCATGTCTCGGCCGGGGGAGGGGGGCTACCCTCCTTCTTTGGTGGGTACTGCCGCCTGACCGAAGAGCAGCAAAATCGGTTTCCCATGATCGGACGACGCAACGAAGATGCCTAAACAGCAACGGGGGCGCGCCTTGGTCTTTCACAAATCGACCTGGAAGGGACACGTTTATATCCATGGCCGTAACGTGAGTCCCTATTAGAGACGGAGTATATGCCGGGACTTCCCCACCCAAGAAAACAGAAGAAGTATGCTGACTTGTAGGGTGACATCGACTGCTAGAAGAGGCTTTCCGTAACAGTTTTGGACTCTTATTGGATCCCTACTAAACAAAACTGTTTTCTTTTCTACAAACTGATCCTGGCTCATGGTTAGGATCCGAGCCACCGTGTCATTGTTGGGTTCAGCCTAAagaatttttttaacacggtacacttAAAGTCGCTCACATATAcgagcatacactcatccctataaacgcacacacgcacaccctaccccatGAGTACCTTTGAGAGACTAAGGCGACGTCATAGCATCttaagattttacgaagtcactaCATGCGCCTCGTGGTGGACGGGAACATCTTCCCCCACTGAACGAACATCGCCGGAAGtttgaaataaatccaaaaataatgcGAGTACCAATGCCCTCGTAACCATCCAATCACATATTGGTTCGCTTCAGCCCAACGACTTTTGTTAGCTAGGTACAGATGTATAGGTACTAGAGCATCTGCAGCCGGATATACCAAATCTGGACAATAACCGGTCACTTCTCTCCTTTTTTTGTTGCAACCAAGTACCTCATATTAGACCTCAAATCCATGTAGTAGCATGCATCACAAGATTTACCCACTACGTAGATAAGCTAAAACTAGCCTATACTACTCGTTGGAGATTTTGCTGCCTGCTCTGCAGCAATCGCCGCGGCCGCTTCAATTACGGCCGCTACCTCGGCGGCCTTCCTCacagccgctgctgccgccgccgcctccaacgCCCGTAGGGCCATGTGGTACCCCGGAGTGTCATCCGGATTGCCGTCCTCGCAGAGGATGACCTGCTCCGTCGGCAACTCAGCCTCCGCCGACGAGGGAGGGAACGGCGGCTGCGGGTGCCCGTGCCGGGGGAGGGGGGTGGTGGCCGCGGGCACCTCCACGGCGGTGCTGCGCCGGTGCCGGGGCGCGAAGACGGCGATGACCTCCCAGTAGTCCTTCCCACGCCAGAAGTTGTGACCACCCCAGATGTTGTGCCAGCCACCGGAGTGGCTCCGGAGCTCGTCCTCCGTCGCGCTGGGGCCTTGCGTCGCGAAGCCGGCCTTTTCGATCTTCCAGTTGTGTGGAAGACGAAAACCCGGCGGCACGGGGAGACAGTAGTGGTGGAGCTCCACCGTCTCCGGCCCGCCGAGGCTGGACGGCCAAACACCGGGGAtgtcgtcatcgtcgccgccggCGCTGCTGCTGCCGCGGTAGAACGCCATCACCGGGGGTGTGCGGTCGCCGGGGGTCGGGTGTGAGGGGGGTCGGGTGTGAGGCCGTCGGAGGAGGCCGGTGGCTTTATATAGCGTCCGGGCGACGGGAGGTAGGCGGCCGGCTTTAATCACCATTAATGGCGCCTCGAGATGGGATGGGCAGTGGGGCTGCAGGCGGCGGGACAAGGCGGTGGGgcggaagacgaggcggcaggcgacgggacggggcggcggggcggaagacgaggcggcagcggTGGTGTTCGATGTGATTTTGCACAAAACGAAGAGAAGTGAAATACTTTTTTCTTCTCCTATGTGACTAACCTTCGTAAGTGACGAGGCGGCAGCGGGCTTTATGGTTACTTCTTTTAAAGTACAGAAATAACCTGAGGATGGGAATATATGTATACGTAAATGCATATGTATCCACTAACCCAACCTTGGATTAGCTttacgtgcatgcatgcatgcgagttCGTGCACGTACTATCTAATGTATACCAGGACTAGCTACTCGGTGGTATAGTCTTACACGCATGCAGGTTTACATGTTGGAAGGACAAACCCACGTCTATGCTGCACACGCGGGAAGACGTGCAATATACGTATCTCTTTGAGTACCCATATACCGATGCCCTGGCCGGCGCGTATTTATACATTTCCGAATACCCGCACTACACGTGAGAAGATATTTGCTATGTATCTGGCGTTTTGTTTTTGCAGAAGTGTGcgccaaaaaaagaaaagataagcagGGAAGATAGATCGATTGGTTGCAATCCATATCTCTTCCGTGAAAATCGAGAACGGCCGAGCGACCGCGGCGTGGTTAGACTAGTCACAGTGGGAAATAATTTAGAGTAGTAACACAGCCTAAGCTCCTGGTAGGGCGAGGCAGGGCGCCCGCCCCTACCTTGATTTTGTGCAGAAAGATTAGTACATGTAGTCATACGCTGTCTCTGGCCGGTTATACGTGCGTGGAGTCACGTTCACTAGAAAAAATAAACGGAAGAAAAAGGAGAGGGCCTAGTCGCTCGTGCAGCTTCGATCCACATTATTTCGGCCCGTgacttgctgctgctgctgggcaTCCTTCGCTAAGCGGGAGCTGAGAAAGCAATCAAGCCCGTCCCAGTCGATCAAGGCGCCCGCACTAGTACATGCTTGTGCTAAGAAAAAAAACCAGCACATGCTATCTCTTCTAAAAAAACAGTACACCACGCCATCACACGGAGCTATAAATTTCTATCTTTTCAGCCTAAAAAAATATTTAAATTTCTACATTTTCATGTTGTGAATTTAGGATGTAAATTTTCAGAGAATAGCTTCACAATCTTGATGGCATTAAAGCTTCATTATCCATTTGTTTTCAGGTCTACTTAAATATGCTTGCATTTCCATTgtatttgaatttgtttaaaatcaTGTATAATTATCAGAGTACATGCTATTTGACATTTCATCAAATTATATATTAGGCTTTAGGGTTCGCCATAACTTAAACTTTTTTCGTCCTCCGCCActgagtagtaacatgcatattgTTAGGAATTAATCAATTAGCTTAATTAATTGTTAATTCATACTAATGTCGGTGGCCATGTTTGGCAACCGCCTCCTTTATAACCGCCTTGTAATGAGGGTATAAATACCCAATGTTCAATTAATGAAACAACTGTTCCATCATTCGCTCTCCCTCTCTCGTTTTTAATTGGGAAGTGTTGGTGGCCGGGGCGCCGGCGAAACGCTCGGGCAGGTCGTGCTCCGTGCGTTGGATCTCTTTTGATCCAAGGACGCTATTTGCGCCACGTGTTACCAGACCCGTTATTTTTTTTAAACACGCACGAGTTATCCCTTCCCGTGTTTTTGCTGCAACCGCACGGGGGGTCATTTTGGTGCGAGGAGGCAGGGCGACCGGCGGGCGGCTGGCTTGTTGGCACCTGGAGatcaggagcggcggcggcggcccaagGCGGATCTCGATTCTCCGGCGATCTATGGCGCCCCCGGATGGTAACTCTCCCCTCGTCCTCTCCCTATCGTTGTGTTGTCTCCCCCTCCCCCATTGGCTTTAGGGTTAGGGCGGGTTATGGTGCGGGGCGAGGTTCCCgcgggccgccgccggcgccggcgcggacGGGGATGGGGTGGTGTTCCCGCGGGTCGAGGGAGCGGGCGGGGTGGTGTTCCCGCAGGGTTGTGGGAGGGGGCGGGGGTGGTGGTTATTTAGGCTTTTGGTGGCTAGGGATTGGGGATGGGATTAGGATCCCATTAGGATTTGTTTGTTCCACATATATGTAACATTTTTTAGATGCAAAATGTTGTGGCCTGTGATAAGTTCAAAATGTTGTCGTTAGTAGCTTTTTTCAATGGTGTTAGTAGCATTTTGAAGTGGTGTTAGTAGCTTAAATTAAGCACTGTCCAACTGATGATGTATATTTTTTATGTGTGCTTATACATTTttcctttttgtagatgttgcagGCACCTCTGGTGAGAATGAGGGGAGTAAGAATgctaagaagaagaataagaagaagtacAATCTATGTGGCTTTAAGTCAAGGTTTAACTCAAAAAGGCTGGCTGAGATTGGGAAGCAAGTATCACCGGAAAAACAGAGAATCATAAGGGAGGGACCGTTTGGAGACTTGTTGGACATCCGGTCTTTCAAGGTGCCCCATGAGCTCATTGAGTTTGTTGCGATGAACACGAATCACATACTCTCTGAgttcaaacacaagaacaaatctaTCACCTTCAGCAAGCTTATGGTGAAAAGGATTTTCAACGTGCCATCCGGTGATAGACCCGTGAAGCTTCTAAAGAAGAGTGATGAACATGATCTTCGCAGCATCTACAAGGAGGGGAACAGGGCTCCAATCGCCCATGTTGTCAAGTTGCTCACTAGTTGCAGTGAGGAGGACGTGGTTATGATAAATAGGACTTGGGCACTCCTTGCGTTGGCAACAGTTTTGTGCCCAGGCACGGGCAATATGGTGAATCTCGAGTATCTTGCTTCCCTGGAAGATATGTCTTTGGTGCATGAATTCGCTTGGGATGAGCACTTGTTGGCACGAGCGATGGAGGAGGTTGGAGTCTTTCAAGAGAAGAAGAGGATGCAAGCAAATACAGAAAAAGCAGCAGAGTTTCAGATCGCTTCATGCCTTCCCATGTTAGCGGTATGCAACGCAACATTATGAAATACCTCCATCTTTTTTCTTTGCTGCATGAAACCTTCTGTACATTTTTCTATAGCTCGCATTTATGTTTTTGTTGGCTAATGTCCTTTTTACATTCCATGCAGATCATATACATGGATCACATTGATATCCCGCCCGGCCTTCCAAATGAGCATGCCATTGATTATTCCGTGCCGAGGATACGCTTTGTTTGCCAAAAGGATTTTGATTGGTTGGATAAAGTTGACAAGAACAAGCTCACTCTTGTCCAACCTTTCTACGGGAAACACACCCAAGTAATTTTGCTACACCCCCATG
This region of Triticum aestivum cultivar Chinese Spring chromosome 2D, IWGSC CS RefSeq v2.1, whole genome shotgun sequence genomic DNA includes:
- the LOC123050110 gene encoding BTB/POZ and MATH domain-containing protein 2-like, with translation MGNRFCCSSVRRQYPPKKEGSPPPPAETWSRCSTESVTATHNFEVTGFSSLEGIGAGKFLRSGKFTVGGCEWDLHLYPDGWKEEHKSVYASVFLSLCEGETGTSGVTTKYTLTLLDQHGRVSNLTTQGSQGSLQHTFHSTTGYWGFEKFVEKPKLRQLLALTGDSFTVRCVLTVIKKGQAEDVHTAVAPLPQSNLHKHFLDMLKGGEGADVTFTVAGQSFLAHRCVLAARSPLFKAELFGKMNETLAQSIKIDGMEPSIFEALLHFIYTDSLSDDRHADDRHTEMQHLLVAADRYGVDRLMAICEGKLCRSIGVQTVATTLALAEQHHCMHLKRACLEFLSSRDVRQAVKETYGFKHLGVHDCDACGGTGDGIAPLEGGVEGVTDGIVGVGGAAVDDDGGQRQGVDAQSGKGEGGMVGAWAAGVACAWRESGHPYTQVRQPPTTLHRQRHCRIVPGSRSLPFMASLALTAAPQPLPLGCVSSYNQLNPNKFSAQK